The Leucobacter chromiiresistens genome has a window encoding:
- a CDS encoding Ppx/GppA phosphatase family protein has translation MRLGVIDVGSNTVHLLVVDAHPGASPVPFHSQRSVLRLMRYLDDDGAIVEEGVARIVEAIRECAETAREIGVDDLISTATSAIREAANGEAVLERVTRETGIVLQVLSGEDEARITMLAVRRWLGWSAGEILLFDIGGGSFEIAQGADEYPDVQVSLPLGAGRSTINYLAEDPPSREAVSRLRAHARAEFTRVRSELFADRPRPKRVVGTSKTIRSLARLVGGPSDPVTGDLAQLHYVGLREWEPSLREMPGAVREYLPGITPERGYQIMAGAVVLRTAMKVFEVDTLTISPWALREGIVLRYIDALDGRGAEPVREFSAAGA, from the coding sequence GGTCGGTGCTGCGGCTCATGCGCTATCTCGACGACGACGGCGCGATCGTCGAGGAGGGCGTGGCCCGCATCGTGGAGGCGATCCGGGAGTGCGCTGAGACCGCCCGCGAGATCGGCGTCGACGATCTGATCTCGACGGCGACGAGCGCGATCCGCGAGGCGGCGAACGGCGAAGCGGTGCTGGAGCGCGTGACGCGGGAGACGGGCATCGTGCTGCAGGTGCTGTCGGGCGAGGACGAGGCGAGGATCACGATGCTCGCCGTGCGCCGCTGGCTGGGCTGGTCGGCGGGGGAGATCCTGCTCTTCGACATCGGCGGCGGCTCGTTCGAGATCGCCCAGGGCGCCGACGAGTACCCCGATGTGCAGGTGTCGCTGCCCCTGGGCGCCGGGCGGTCGACGATCAACTACCTGGCCGAGGATCCGCCGTCGCGCGAAGCGGTGTCGCGCCTGCGCGCTCACGCCCGCGCCGAGTTCACCCGTGTGCGCTCGGAGCTGTTCGCCGACCGGCCGCGCCCGAAGCGCGTGGTGGGCACGTCGAAGACGATCCGCTCGTTGGCGCGCCTCGTGGGAGGCCCCTCGGATCCCGTGACGGGCGATCTCGCGCAGCTGCACTACGTGGGCCTGCGGGAGTGGGAGCCCTCGCTGCGCGAGATGCCCGGCGCGGTGCGGGAGTACCTGCCCGGCATCACGCCGGAGCGCGGGTACCAGATCATGGCGGGCGCGGTCGTGCTGCGCACCGCGATGAAGGTGTTCGAGGTCGACACGCTGACGATCTCCCCGTGGGCGCTCCGCGAGGGGATCGTGCTGCGCTACATCGACGCACTCGACGGACGCGGCGCGGAGCCGGTGCGCGAGTTCTCGGCAGCGGGGGCGTAG